A window of Gadus chalcogrammus isolate NIFS_2021 chromosome 16, NIFS_Gcha_1.0, whole genome shotgun sequence contains these coding sequences:
- the LOC130405841 gene encoding uncharacterized protein LOC130405841: protein MMMENSHTCQPQAHLSRGQRRLQLKDMMMMGVMMMGMERCDNRPPEDHLLRDKRRLQLKDRMMGVMMMEMENSHTCQPQAHLSRGQRRLQLKEGMMRVMMRVMMRVMMMGVERSDPRPQQDHLLSGERRLNETMMKIMIGLSQMERSYTSQHPLLRGERRLQLTEDVMMMMLQKHN, encoded by the exons ATGATG ATGGAGAACAGCCACACCTGTCAACCACAAGCCCACCTGTCAAGAGGCCAACGAAGACTGCAACTAAAAgacatgatgatgatgggaGTTATGATGATGGGG ATGGAGAGGTGCGACAACAGACCGCCAGAAGACCACCTATTAAGAGACAAAAGAAGACTGCAGCTAAAGGACAGGATGATGGgagtgatgatgatggag ATGGAGAACAGCCACACCTGTCAACCACAAGCTCACCTGTCAAGAGGCCAAAGAAGACTGCAACTAAAAGAAGGCATGATGAGAGTGATGATGAGAGTGATGATGAGAGTGATGATGATGGGT GTGGAGAGAAGCGACCCTCGACCGCAACAAGACCACCTGTTGAGCGGAGAAAGAAGACTAAACGAAACTATGATGAAGATTATGATTGGG CTTTCTCAGATGGAGAGGAGCTACACATCACAACACCCCCTGTTGAGGGGCGAAAGAAGACTGCAACTAACAGAGGACGTAATGATGATG ATGCTCCAAAAACACAATTAA